The following coding sequences lie in one Zingiber officinale cultivar Zhangliang chromosome 2B, Zo_v1.1, whole genome shotgun sequence genomic window:
- the LOC122046053 gene encoding uncharacterized protein LOC122046053 — protein sequence MNRGFGGPLLCVGDLLRDVADEATVVEYGDGEIDFTSSTLGGGLPPQLPLQPSCDHGQVFEENYDQLLQSLEGNDHSWTTLTLKLCTALKTADKLVGSANSNIDSLLEKVASLETIIDRGDSVIAKVKSIQDDKLHKGSVARETNTIG from the exons ATGAATCGCGGCTTCGGCGGTCCACTACTTTGCGTCGGCGATCTTCTCAGAGACGTCGCCGATGAAGCAACGGTCGTCGAATACGGCGATGGAGAGATCGATTTCACTTCGTCCACCTTAGGCGGCGGCCTTCCTCCTCAGCTTCCTCTCCAACCGTCTTGTGATCACGGGCAAGTATTCGAG gagaactatGATCAATTGCTCCAATCATTAGAGGGAAATGACCACTCATGGACAACACTAACCTTAAAG CTGTGCACTGCTCTAAAGACTGCAGATAAGTTGGTTGGTTCTGCCAACTCGAATATTGATTCATTGTTGGAAAAGGTAGCATCACTTGAGACGATAATAGATCGTGGTGATTCTGTCATTGCCAAAGTCAAGTCAATACAAGATGACAAGCTACATAAAG GTAGTGTAGCTCGAGAAACTAATACAATAGGGTGA
- the LOC122046052 gene encoding mitochondrial phosphate carrier protein 3, mitochondrial-like: MDLSERSGQSLFPGLLYSPGTLGMDRMVLGRSAAASLPKAVPSGTASMGSVVARSPNEPGKIKLYSPTFYAACTAAGIASCGLTHMAVTPLDLVKCNMQIDPAKYKSVSSGFGVLLQEQGVKGFFRGWVPTLLGYSAQGACKFGFYEFFKKYYSDIAGPEYAAKYKTLIYLAGSASAEVIADVALCPFEAVKVRVQTQPGFARGLSDGLPKLVKSEGVSGLYKGLGPLWGRQIPYTMMKFASFETTVEMIYKYSIPKDQCSKQLQLGVSLAGGYIAGVLCAIVSHPADNLVSFLNNAKGATVSDAVNKLGLWGLFTRGLPLRIVMVGTLTGVQWVIYDAFKVMVGLPTTGGVIPAPASEADKFKAVA; encoded by the exons ATGGATCTCTCGGAGAGGTCCGGCCAATCGCTTTTTCCTGGCTTACTTTACTCGCCTGGGACGCTCGGCATGGATCGGATGGTTCTAGGGCGGAGCGCCGCCGCCTCCCTCCCTAAGGCGGTCCCGAGTGGCACCGCCTCGATGGGATCTGTTGTCGCCCGATCTCCGAACGAACCGGGGAAGATCAAGCTCTACTCGCCCACGTTTTACGCCGCCTGCACCGCCGCTGGGATCGCCAGTTGCGGCCTGACCCACATGGCCGTCACGCCGCTCGATCTCGTCAAGTGTAACATGCAG ATCGATCCGGCTAAGTACAAGAGCGTCTCCTCCGGATTTGGGGTTTTGCTCCAGGAACAAGGTGTCAAGGGTTTCTTCCGAGGCTGGGTGCCGACCCTGCTCGGGTACAGCGCCCAGGGAGCTTGCAAGTTCGGATTTTATGAATTCTTCAAGAAATACTACTCTGATATTGCTGGACCCGAGTATGCTGCCAAGTACAAAACTTTAATCTACCTGGCTGGCTCTGCGTCTGCTGAGGTGATTGCCGACGTTGCTCTCTGCCCCTTTGAGGCCGTCAAGGTGCGAGTCCAGACGCAGCCTGGTTTTGCTAGAGGTTTGAGTGATGGTTTGCCTAAGCTTGTTAAATCCGAGGGCGTATCAGG TTTGTACAAAGGATTGGGTCCACTTTGGGGTCGTCAAATTCCTT ACACCATGATGAAATTTGCATCGTTTGAGACGACTGTGGAGATGATCTACAAATATTCAATCCCCAAGGACCAGTGCAGCAAACAGCTTCAGCTCGGGGTGAGTCTCGCCGGCGGTTACATTGCCGGTGTGCTCTGCGCCATTGTTTCTCATCCTGCGGACAATCTCGTCTCTTTCCTAAACAACGCTAAAGGTGCCACTGTTAGCGAT GCTGTTAACAAGCTTGGTCTCTGGGGTCTTTTCACTCGGGGGCTTCCGCTTCGTATCGTCATGGTCGGTACCTTAACGGGCGTGCAATGGGTAATCTATGATGCTTTCAAAGTGATGGTTGGCCT GCCCACAACTGGTGGAGTGATTCCCGCTCCTGCTTCGGAGGCAGATAAGTTCAAAGCTGTCGCTTGA